From Triticum aestivum cultivar Chinese Spring chromosome 4A, IWGSC CS RefSeq v2.1, whole genome shotgun sequence, a single genomic window includes:
- the LOC123083602 gene encoding G-type lectin S-receptor-like serine/threonine-protein kinase At2g19130 — MHPLYILLLWPLVLYTPSPSAADDTLKAGQALAAGDKLVSSNGKFALGFFRPSMISKSGTNIISPNWYLGIWFNRKPVCTPVWVANRENPITGPNLKLTQLKISQDGNLIVSLSNATESTIIWSSTHLVNNINRSTPTSALLLNSGNLKLVVVLVESPSNATLWQSFDYPTDIVLPGAKFGRDKATDLNREAISKKSLIDPGLGSYTIKLGANGMVLTRRNPSVVYWHFFNWPSPKSVVKVIQLINMTLGINPRTQGLINPIYVNNNEEEYYAFTLLNESASTYFSIDISGQVMINVWSEAGQSWQSIYANPLDPCTPYATCGPFTLCSGNLHPYCDCMEGFSHKSPQDWDLDDRTGGCIRNTPLQCTSKKNTINSTDKFHPIARVTLPYEPQSMGNATTQSECAEACLGSCSCTAYSYNSSGCSIWHGELLNVNLNDGIGINAQDVLYLRLAAKDLPSLRNNKRKLNIGVVVAASIIGFGLLILIMLLMIWSKRLKWCGASLHGTQGSGGIIAFRYTDLAHATKKFSEQLGAGGFGSVFKGVLSDLTTIAVKRLDGARQGEKEFRAEVSSLGVIQHINLVKLIGFCCEGDKRLLVYEHMLNGSLDAHIFESSALALNWTTRYQIAIGVARGLSYLHHSCHKRIIHCDIKPHNILLDASFVPKIADFGMAAVVGRDFSRVLTAFRGTVGYLAPEWLAGVPVTPKVDVYSFGMVLLEIISGRRNSADVHSGTGSSGHVEYFPVRAIRKLHEGDVQTLMDPQLHGDFNLEEAERVCKVACWCIQDNEDNRLTMIEAVQILEGLQEVGLPPMPRLLAAMTQSSDGAS; from the coding sequence ATGCATCCTCTCTACATATTACTGCTCTGGCCTCTTGTTCTCTACACACCATCACCTTCCGCCGCGGACGATACTCTCAAGGCAGGCCAGGCGCTCGCCGCTGGTGACAAGCTCGTCTCCAGCAACGGCAAGTTCGCGCTCGGCTTCTTCCGGCCAAGCATGATCAGTAAGTCTGGAACAAACATCATCTCCCCCAACTGGTATCTTGGCATCTGGTTCAACAGGAAGCCGGTCTGTACTCCTGTATGGGTAGCTAACAGGGAGAATCCAATCACTGGCCCCAACCTCAAGCTAACGCAGCTCAAAATATCACAAGATGGCAATCTTATCGTCTCACTAAGCAATGCCACCGAATCCACCATCATATGGTCATCCACTCACCTTGTCAATAATATTAATAGGAGCACTCCCACTAGTGCCCTTCTCTTGAACAGCGGGAACCTTAAGCTTGTGGTCGTACTCGTAGAGAGCCCATCCAATGCAACGCTATGGCAGAGCTTTGACTACCCAACGGATATTGTGCTTCCCGGCGCCAAGTTTGGCCGGGACAAGGCCACCGACTTGAATCGTGAGGCCATCTCAAAGAAGAGCCTCATTGATCCGGGTCTGGGCTCCTACACCATTAAGCTAGGTGCCAATGGGATGGTCCTCACGCGCCGCAACCCCTCGGTGGTGTATTGGCATTTTTTCAATTGGCCATCCCCAAAATCAGTAGTGAAAGTCATACAGCTGATCAACATGACACTAGGCATCAATCCCCGGACCCAAGGTTTGATTAACCCCATTTATGTCAATAACAATGAAGAGGAGTACTATGCCTTCACTCTGTTGAATGAGTCAGCTTCTACATACTTTTCAATAGACATCTCTGGTCAGGTCATGATAAATGTTTGGTCGGAAGCCGGGCAGTCTTGGCAAAGTATATACGCCAACCCGCTCGATCCCTGCACTCCCTATGCTACCTGTGGGCCATTCACGCTCTGTAGTGGTAATTTACATCCATACTGTGACTGTATGGAGGGATTCTCTCACAAGTCACCACAGGATTGGGACCTCGATGATCGAACAGGAGGGTGCATCAGAAATACTCCATTGCAGTGCACTAGCAAGAAGAACACGATAAATTCAACGGACAAGTTCCACCCCATTGCTCGTGTTACATTGCCCTATGAACCCCAAAGCATGGGCAATGCTACCACTCAGAGCGAATGCGCAGAAGCTTGTCTCGGCTCCTGCTCCTGCACTGCTTACAGCTATAACAGTAGCGGGTGCTCTATCTGGCATGGGGAATTGCTTAATGTAAATCTGAATGATGGCATCGGAATCAATGCTCAGGATGTACTTTACCTTCGTCTTGCCGCCAAAGATTTGCCAAGTTTGAGAAACAACAAAAGGAAACTAAACATTGGAGTCGTTGTTGCTGCCAGCATTATTGGTTTTGGATTACTGATACTCATTATGTTGTTAATGATTTGGAGCAAGAGACTCAAGTGGTGTGGTGCATCATTACATGGTACTCAAGGTAGCGGTGGAATTATAGCCTTTAGATACACTGATTTGGCTCATGCTACTAAAAAATTCTCAGAACAGCTAGGAGCGGGTGGTTTTGGTTCTGTATTCAAGGGGGTGTTAAGTGACTTGACTACTATAGCAGTGAAAAGGCTTGATGGAGCCCGCCAGGGTGAGAAGGAATTTAGAGCTGAGGTGAGTTCACTTGGAGTGATCCAACACATCAATTTAGTCAAATTGATTGGTTTCTGCTGCGAAGGTGATAAGAGACTACTTGTGTATGAACACATGTTGAACGGATctcttgatgcccatatttttgagAGCAGTGCTTTGGCCCTAAATTGGACCACCAGGTATCAAATAGCAATAGGAGTTGCTAGAGGATTGTCATACTTGCATCATAGTTGTCACAAACGCATCATACACTGTGATATTAAGCCACATAACATACTTCTAGATGCCTCATTTGTTCCGAAAATTGCGGACTTTGGGATGGCAGCAGTCGTAGGAAGGGATTTTAGCCGAGTTTTGACTGCATTCAGAGGAACCGTTGGGTATCTTGCCCCGGAGTGGCTTGCCGGAGTTCCTGTTACACCAAAAGTTGATGTTTATAGCTTCGGTATGGTGCTGCTAGAAATTATATCAGGAAGAAGAAATTCAGCTGATGTACACAGTGGCACTGGCAGTAGTGGTCATGTTGAATACTTTCCTGTGCGAGCCATCAGAAAGCTTCATGAGGGAGATGTGCAGACTTTGATGGATCCGCAATTACATGGTGACTTCAATTTAGAAGAGGCTGAAAGAGTTTGCAAAGTTGCATGTTGGTGCATCCAAGATAATGAGGATAATAGGCTTACAATGATTGAAGCAGTCCAGATCCTTGAGGGTCTACAAGAGGTTGGCTTGCCCCCGATGCCAAGACTACTAGCAGCTATGACCCAATCCTCCGACGGCGCTTCATAG
- the LOC123084577 gene encoding receptor-like protein EIX2: MQSVYKYKVGIPCQKSILPFIRFVWGVVPTILQHLYLADTQLFGQAPDALAHMTSLQVLDLSCNPNTDMMTTSFRNLCNLRILDLSYCQMVGNIKDIIGRMPQCPLNKLQKLHLGYNNISGIMPDRTPHLTSLVVLDISQNNLTGGITRWVVLLSSLSSLDLSYNHLSGPVPSEIDMLGNLTMLDLSSNNLNGDLTEEHFTSLMRLKRLYLSGNSLRIIVGPDWIPPFSLEEIDLGSCQLGPSFPAWLQFQVDIREMDISSTGIVDRLPDWFSTTFAKVTDLRISNNEISGRLPRNMEFMSLQNFFINSNKLTGEIPNLPRNIAILDMSENSLSGNLPSNIEITDLTSFWLRSNQITGCIPESLCKVESLYVLELSNNLLEGQLPQCFGVKYIGFLMLGNNRFSGNFPLFLKSWTQLMSLDLSHNSFSGRFPLWIGDLVELRFLRLDQNMFFGEIPCTISNLSSLQHMNLAGNGLSGAIPRHLSNATAMIGKYRKVSRDETDYEVYMNMVFRYDFSSVVIKGRELNYSTGIWNLVSIDLSFNQLTGGIPEEITALDALINLNLSSNRLSEKFPNKLGVLQALESLDLSRNMLSSRIPSSLSDLNYLSYLDLSDNNLTGRIPSGRHLDTLYTEQPSMYSGNSGLCGPPLPNSCSGKNVTRQDDQKGNGHSFEPMTFCFGLALGFILGLWVVFCILLFKKVWRIAYFRVVDQTYDQMYVFSVLTWRSWARKEATN; this comes from the coding sequence ATGCAGAGCGTATACAAGTACAAAGTGGGTATACCATGTCAAAAGTCCATATTACCCTTTATACGTTTTGTGTGGGGGGTTGTACCGACAATCCTCCAACATCTCTACCTTGCTGATACTCAACTATTTGGTCAAGCTCCTGATGCACTGGCACATATGACGTCCCTCCAGGTCCTTGATTTGTCATGTAATCCTAACACGGATATGATGACTACAAGCTTCAGAAACCTATGCAATCTGAGAATCCTGGACCTTTCTTATTGTCAAATGGTTGGAAATATAAAGGATATCATAGGGAGGATGCCCCAGTGTCCCTTGAACAAACTGCAGAAGTTGCATTTGGGCTACAATAATATCAGCGGAATCATGCCAGATCGGACACCACACTTGACCAGCCTAGTCGTACTTGACATCTCTCAGAACAACCTAACTGGGGGCATAACACGATGGGTGGTGCTGCTCTCTAGTTTAAGCAGCCTTGATCTTTCTTACAACCATCTCAGTGGACCTGTACCTTCTGAGATCGACATGCTCGGCAATTTAACTATGTTGGATCTCAGTAGCAACAACTTGAATGGTGACCTCACTGAAGAACATTTTACAAGTCTAATGAGGCTAAAGAGGCTGTATTTAAGTGGAAATTCCTTGAGGATTATAGTTGGTCCTGATTGGATACCACCCTTCAGTTTAGAAGAAATAGATCTTGGCTCTTGCCAACTGGGCCCTTCGTTTCCTGCATGGCTTCAGTTCCAAGTAGACATTAGGGAGATGGATATATCAAGCACAGGTATAGTTGATAGGCTTCCTGACTGGTTCAGCACTACATTTGCAAAGGTCACAGATCTACGCATCTCCAACAATGAAATCAGTGGCAGATTGCCAAGAAACATGGAATTCATGTCACTGCAAAATTTCTTTATCAATTCAAATAAACTAACTGGTGAAATCCCCAACTTACCAAGAAATATTGCCATCTTGGACATGTCTGAAAACTCTTTATCTGGAAATTTGCCATCGAACATTGAGATCACAGATTTGACTTCATTTTGGTTGCGCTCCAATCAAATAACTGGTTGTATTCCCGAATCACTCTGTAAAGTGGAATCCTTGTATGTCTTGGAATTAAGCAACAATCTTCTTGAGGGACAACTTCCTCAGTGTTTTGGGGTGAAGTACATTGGCTTTCTCATGTTGGGTAACAATAGATTCTCTGGCAACTTCCCATTGTTTCTAAAAAGCTGGACACAATTGATGTCTCTAGATCTATCACATAATAGTTTTTCCGGAAGGTTTCCTTTGTGGATTGGAGATTTGGTTGAATTACGATTTCTCCGGCTAGATCAAAATATGTTTTTTGGAGAAATCCCATGTACCATCTCAAATCTTAGTTCCCTTCAGCATATGAACCTAGCAGGCAATGGCTTATCAGGTGCCATACCGCGGCATCTGTCAAATGCGACAGCCATGATAGGGAAGTACAGAAAGGTTTCTAGGGATGAGACAGATTATGAAGTATACATGAATATGGTCTTTAGATATGATTTTTCTTCTGTGGTCATCAAGGGACGAGAACTTAATTATAGTACTGGCATTTGGAATTTGGTTAGCATTGACTTATCTTTCAACCAATTAACTGGGGGAATACCAGAAGAAATTACGGCTCTTGATGCGTTGATAAACTTGAATCTATCATCAAACCGATTGAGTGAGAAATTTCCAAATAAGCTTGGGGTCTTGCAAGCATTGGAATCACTTGACCTCTCAAGGAACATGCTTTCTAGCAGAATCCCTTCAAGCCTGTCAGATTTAAACTATTTGAGCTACTTGGACTTGTCTGATAACAATTTAACAGGGAGAATACCATCAGGACGCCATCTTGACACACTCTACACAGAGCAACCTTCCATGTACAGTGGCAACAGTGGTCTTTGTGGGCCTCCTCTTCCAAACAGTTGCTCCGGGAAGAATGTAACAAGGCAAGATGATCAAAAAGGGAATGGACATTCCTTTGAGccaatgaccttttgttttggactCGCTCTGGGATTTATTCTGGGTCTCTGGGTGGTGTTCTGCATCCTGTTGTTCAAGAAAGTATGGAGGATTGCTTATTTCCGTGTGGTTGACCAGACATATGATCAGATGTATGTGTTTTCCGTTCTTACATGGAGAAGCTGGGCCAGAAAGGAAGCTACAAATTGA